The nucleotide sequence GCCCGGTTGCTCTCGATGCGGGGCCCACTACCATGTACTGGTTCAAAATAACAACCTTTGATACCAATATTCGCACTTGGCGCAAAACCAAGACCGCCCATTACACCGGCCCCTAAATCAGATAAAATATCACCAAACATATTTTCTGCAACAATAACGCCAAATTCTTCTGGCCGTCTCACCAGCCATAAAGCCATTGCATCGATATTTAAAATATCGGCTGTAATGTCTGAATACTGGCTGGATACCGCCTCGAAAAGTTCGCGGGCAAAATCACTGCTCTGGCGTAGAACATTGGGTTTATCCGCAAAGGTTACTCGTTTGATCCCTTGCTCATTTGCGTATTTGAAGGCAAACTCAAACAAACGTATTAATCCTACCTTGGTCTGTAAACGCAACGTACAGCTAATTTCATTTTTTGCAATTTTTTGCCAATGTTTATTTTCATCCAAGAGACTATGCAATTGGGTAGGCAACGGATAATAGTCAAAACCAGAATACAAGCCTTCCGTATTCTCACGAATAATACAAAAATTAAAATCCTTTACATCCCTCTTAATATTAAAACAAGGTCTAACATTCGCGAAAAGATCCAGTTTTTGCCTTAATTGGATAATTGGAGATACATAATTGAGATTAGCCTGCTTAAACTCCGGGGCTAGTTCTTGTAGAGCCTCCCGTTTTGGTTTGCTGGTAATCGCCCCAAGCAGGGTGGTATCTGACTGGTTAATTAGTTTCCATGTCCTTTCGGGAAGGGGATTCCCTTCTTGTTGCCAAAAGGACCACCCTATTTCACCAAAATTTAATTCCACTGGGATCTTAAGGGCTGTAAAGACAGGTATTGCTGCCTCAATAACCTCAACACCTATTCCATCACCTGGTAACACTGCTATCTTGAGTACATTCTTAGGTTTCACTATTTAATCTCTCCAAGATTAGTTTTTTGCAATAAGAGGGATTGTCCTGTAAAACACGCATTCCTGCCTGTGGCACAATGCATAAATCACCTATTCTTGGAGCCAAAACATTTTCCTTATTGACTAACGCTGAGCATTCACCTATCAAATGTAAATGATCAACCGTCGTTTGTTCTAAAATTGCGGTTGCATCGGTATCTAAAACACGTTGCAAACCGAAAATCAACCGATTAGCTGCATTCATCACCCTGTTTTCTGGAAGAACTTGCAAAGGGGCCTCATAGGGGGAAAAAACGTCTTTATATAAAGAAATCAGAGCATCATTTACTCGATTTGCTTTACAAAGCGCAATAACATCAC is from Legionella donaldsonii and encodes:
- a CDS encoding isocitrate/isopropylmalate family dehydrogenase, translating into MKPKNVLKIAVLPGDGIGVEVIEAAIPVFTALKIPVELNFGEIGWSFWQQEGNPLPERTWKLINQSDTTLLGAITSKPKREALQELAPEFKQANLNYVSPIIQLRQKLDLFANVRPCFNIKRDVKDFNFCIIRENTEGLYSGFDYYPLPTQLHSLLDENKHWQKIAKNEISCTLRLQTKVGLIRLFEFAFKYANEQGIKRVTFADKPNVLRQSSDFARELFEAVSSQYSDITADILNIDAMALWLVRRPEEFGVIVAENMFGDILSDLGAGVMGGLGFAPSANIGIKGCYFEPVHGSGPRIESNRANPSAMFLTIGLLLNHFGYTEAAEKIKQAVAAIVRQGKFVTYDAGGHATTQEMAEAIIEHCLNQAQETDMTKKEQAPRIRAVERKQQIEALKRFNSAEIADALDACGVEGAITNLKPLSPGVKVIGPAYTIKYLPYEQQPDAFKGAANYIDAVPAQSVIVIDNQGRNDCTTWGEILTQVALKKSISGTIVNGAVRDVKFIRDASYPVFSTGYFMRSGKNRVYMADEQCPLNINGIAIKPDDIIFADDNGVLVIPAYLVTEIIEKAHNIKITEQRINAAVQRGVSLEQARRDYRYDQPWLKHSDE